The nucleotide window GACCCCAACCCCGGCCAGCGTCTGCAATCGGCCAGGATTCTGGGCAGCGCCTCCGAGCTGGCCAAGAAGGAGCGTACCATGATGGCGCTCATCTCTGCCCTGCTCACCGACGAGAACGCAGGCGTTCGATTGTCCATCGTGCAGAGCCTCCAGGGGGTGCAGACGCCGCTGGTCAAGGACGCCTTCATCAAGGTGGTGTTGGAGGACGACAACGAGGGGGTACGCCTAGCTGCTGTGGAGAACCTGGCGTCGTTCCTGGATGATTTGTCGGTGCGCACCGCCCTGCTGCTGGTCTCGCGCATGGACCCCATGGAGAGTGTTAGCTACCGGGCCTATCAGATTCTGTCCAACGCGCCCGACGCTCGGGATGATGAACGCTTGGATTCCCGACTATGATGCTGAAACTGATCCTCATCGTGCTCATCACTGGGGTGCCGCTTGGGGGGCAGGTTGACATAGTCCTTGCCCAGAAAGTGGTACTGAAGGTCCAGCCAGCTCGCCGGGGCCCGCAGCTGAGACAGCATCACGGCAGATATCAGGCGGTTATTATCCATCGTCTGGAAGTAGCTCCCGGTGCCACCCTGATCATGAAAGCCCTCCGGGGTGACGTTGTCATGCTCGGTACGGATGTCCACCGTATCGTTATTGAGGAGAAAATATCGGTAAGGACTCGGCACAAAGATCATGCGCTGGAGACCATCGAGAGGGTTAAGGGAGAACTGACCGCGGTAAAGGGGAAGGAAGCTTCCTATGTCTTCAAAGTGGGGCAGTGGAGTGAGCGCAACGTATACTTCGACTATAAAGTGAAAATTCCGAAAAAGTTCAACCTTCTCATCCAGTCCTACGGCGGCGACTTCGACATGAGCGACCTGCACGGCGACCTCGAGGCTAAAACCGGGGGCGGCGACATCGCCCTTTCCAAGTCGGGCGGGAAAGTCATGCTGCGCACAGGTGGCGGTGACATCGACCTGTATCAAATCGAAGGTCAGGTAAGCGTATTCACCGGCGGTGGGGACATTGAGGGCCGCACGATACAGGGCCAAGTAGAAGCTCACACCGGCGGTGGGGACATTGAATTTTGGCGCTGCAAGGGTAACTTCACCTTCAATACCGGTGGCGGGGATATTGAAGTACAGGATCTTGAAGGCACCGAGCTGGATGCCCGTACGGGAGGGGGCGACATCATCATTGAAGACATTGTCGCCCGGGTGAATCTCTTGACCGGGGGTGGCGACATTGTCGCTGAAGCCATCGATGGCGCCATCGAGGCCGCGACCAGTGGTGGCGATGTTGATCTGAGGCGGGTCAATGGCGATGCCATCCTCTATAGCGGAGCGGGAGATATCAGTATCCGACGCATCGCGGGAGCCGTGCAGATTCGCAACAACAGTGGCGACATCAGCGTGGAAGAAATGACGCTGGCGAAGCTTGGACGGGACAAGTCCACGATCACCACCTCCTACGGAGATGTGTGGATCAGCCTGAGCACTGCCCTCCCGGTGGCCATCACTGCCAAACTACTGGGGGTCTCGCCCCACTATGCCGTCGACCGCATGCATACCAATCTGGACTTCAAATTTCGCAAGAGTGACGGCTATACGGTGGCCAGCTTCATGCCCGCTAAGCCGGTCCACACCATTACCATTGAGACTCACGGCAAAATCGAGATAAGCCAAGGAGATGAATAAGACCATGAATGCCCAATTATTGCTTGCGCGTACACTTTTACTGACCGTTCCTTGGGTGCCCGCCTGGTCCCAGACTGCCGAAAATTCCGAGCCCGAGCCGCGCGCACAGAAAGAAACGGTGTCGGGGGGCGAAATCAAGATTTTCGACGACCTGGTGATCCCGGAAGGAGAAGTCCGTGCGGGTGCCGTGCGGGTGATTGGGGGGCACCTGACTGTAGCAGGGCGGGTCACGGGTCGGATCACCGTCCTGGGGGGGGATGTGGACCTCCTTTCTACCGCCGTAATTGAGGGTACGATTGCCACCATCGGCGGACGCATTAACCGCCACCCTGATGCGCAGGTGACGGGCCGGATACTGGAGGTAAACCGTGGCAAGGTGAGCCTGTCCAGGGAGGAGAACCGGGAACTGTTCGGCATCGATGACGACCGGGCCGAGAGCCTCGACCGGATTGATAACGGCGATGATTGGCGGACCCGCAGGGTTGACCGCCATCGCGGGACCGGTGGGCGCCGGTGGGATAGCAGGTCCAAGCAGCCCGACTTTGAGGTCGTTGACGGTGTCACCATCCGCTACAACCGCTCCGAAGGGTTGGCCCTGTATTTCCCGTTCAGCCCCAACACCGGTGATATTCCCGGGTTCAAGGTACATGGCTATGCGGGACGGGCTTTTGGTGCCCGAAAGTGGTTTGGCCGCCTCGGCGTGGGCGAATATCTGTGGCGGGGGCGCATGGGTCTCCTGCTGGAAGGCCACAGCGAAGCCCGCCACGATGATGGCTGGCGCGTGAGTCCCACCGAAAACACTCTGGGTGCCCTGTTCATTAACAGCGACTGGTACGACTGGTATCAGGCCGAGGGCTTCGGCGGCTCACTGGTCCTGGCACTTCCCAACCTGTTTGAGCTCAAAGCCCGCTACCGAAATGAAAATCACCGCATCATGGACGTGGTTACCAACTGGAGCCTGTTGGGTCAGGCCGGGGAGTTCCGGCCCAAATACCTCATCGATGAGGGCCGGGACGCCAACCTGCAACTCCGTTTGGCTGCCGGTGCGCCGCTGGGCCCGTTTCCGGGCCGCTTCCAGGGGAACTTTGCCTATGCCCAGACTCAAAGCATGTCCGGCAGTGACTTTGACTATCTGCGCGAGGACCTTAGTCTTGCTGCCTTCGTCCCCCTGCACCGCCGGCTCGGCCTCACCGTGAGCGGCCGCACCGGTACCATCACCGGCAGCAATTACGGCCTTCAACATCAGGTGGCCGTGGGGGGAATCGGATCGGTTCAGGGCTATGCCTACAAGAGCTTGGGTACCGGGAATCACTATGCCATCATCCAGGCGGCCATTACCCTGCGGGATTTCGACAAGTTCTACAGCCTGATGGGCCACCTGGGCGGAGTCTGGGACGCCAGCGCGGGGCTGCTGACGGGCGAGCACCTGCGCGCTAGCTCGCAGAACAATTCGGCCGCCTTGGGCCTGGCGTATGGCGGTGAGAGCTTCAGGTTGGAGTTTTTTAAGCCCGTCACCAGTGGGGCGGACTGGACAATTTATTTAAGAATTCTGGACCAGTAAGGAGCCGGCATGACCCGCACGATGCAATCCGTTATCATGATCCTGGGACTGCTGGCGAGCACCGCCTGGGCCGGTCAGGGCGATGGTCGCGCCATTCTGACGATCGACGAGGACCTGGATAAAAATGTGACGCTACTGGAAATCAGCGTGGAGTTCAGCTTCGGCGAGATTCGCGTCGAACGGGGCAACCCCGGCAAAGCCGTCACTGGTTATGTCCGCTACGACGAGGAATATCTGCGGCCCCGGATCGAGTACGGGGTCAGTGGCGGCATCGCCCGCTTCGAACTCACAACCAGGAGCAGGCACAAGCGGTGGGGCGTAGATCTGATCCGACGCGACATGGAATCGCCCGAAAGTGAACTCTACTTCACCACCCGGGTCCCGCTGCATCTGGATTTCACAACGGGAATGGGGGAAGCCAGGCTGGACCTGGGCCAGCTCAAAGTTGCGGAGCTAAACCTGGACAACGGTATGGGTGAGACGGAGCTGAACTTCTCCAGCCTCAATGGTGTGCAGCTGAGCCGCATATCTGTGGACAATGGACTGGGGGAGCTGGTGGCGCGAAATCTCTCGAATGCACGTACCCGGCGCCTGCACTTCGATTGCGGGCTGGGTTCTGCCGAGCTCGACTTTGACGGTGAGGAGTTTCGAGACATGTCCGTGGAGGTGAACGTGGGGCTGGGCAGCGTGGTACTATGGATTCCTCGGGGCTACAATGTCACGATGGAGGCGGAGGAGAACTTCCTCTCCAACGTCGACGCCCGGGATATGATCCAAAAGGGCCGGGGCTACTATCTCAGCGAAAATTATGATCCTTCCAAGCCCACGCTGGAAATCACCGCATCGGTGGGCCTGGGCAATATCGATCTGAGGTGGATTGAGCCTTAGCCGGCGGAACCACGGCTACATGACCGCGTCTACCCAGGGCTGAACCCCTCCCTCGTCGATTCCTTCCTCAAAACGCACGGCCTCCACCGTTTCCTTGTAGAATACCATCTTGGCCTGGCCATCATGACGGATCAGGTGCAAGGCATCACTCTGCCGCTGTAGGCGATAACCGGTGGGATCATCGGAGTCCGTAAGCAAGAAGTGGTAGTCGCGCCCTGACAGGGTGCGGACAATACACAAACGCCTGAGAACTTTTGGCGGCATTTAGAGGGCCTGATCAGACAGGGCGCACCCGGTCAATTCCAGGTGGGATTCGTGGGCAGGATGGGATCAAATGGCCCCATGGCGTCGATGCTGTGCAGGCCGCTCTCCAGGAAGTTCAGCAAAATGTCTATCCGCAGTTCCAGAGATTGCAGCTCCAGCATCTTCTGTTTCTCCGCCGCAGCGACCGGTAAGGCACTTATCACCACATGTACGAGCATCTCCAGGGGAATCATCTCCTGCTGCAGCGCCGCCAGATTACCTTCCAACTGCGATTTTTCCAGGATTGATTCGAATCTGCTCAAAATACTTTTCCGCTTCTGCTCCCCGTCAGTTACCTGGCTGAATTCCTTGAGTGGCGTTACCGCCCCCCGCCGATAAGGCTTGTCCGAATCCAGCTCCTCAATGCGTACTTTGACCAACCCCGTTACCAAAATATCGAATTTGTTATTCTCGTGCGGCTGAACATTGTTGAGGTACCCCATCGTAGCAATTTTCCGAATGGCAGGAACCTCCACCCGCTGGCCCTTGCCAGCCTCAGCCAGCAGAGGAATGGTTATGAGGCGCTCGCCCGCCATGGCATCCTTCACCATCTGCACATAGCGGGGCTCAAAAATGTGAAACGGCTGGACTGTCTGGGGGAAGAATACAAAATCGGGCAGTGGAAACAGCGGGGTAGTTCCCGAGAATGAGTCCAACAGTTCCTTAACGGTCGCCATCGCCATTACCTGTGCTGCCCGGACTCATCGTAGAGTGGCCCGTAATCAGGGTGCTGGAGCCCGGGGTCAAGGCGAACCTGAATGGCCCCCTCACGAATCCGCACCGGATAGCTTCTCAGCCGGGCCTCCGGATTATCCACACAGCGGCCACTATCGATATGATACTCCCAATCGTGCATGGGGCAGGTCACCTTGCCGTTGCTTACTCGCCCATCCCCAATGGATCCTCCCCGGTGTACGCAGCGGTTGTCCAAGGCATAAATGCCCCCTTTGCCGCCCGGAGTATCGGCGGGGGACAGGTGAAAAACGGCAATGGCCAGATCGCCCCGTTCAATGATAATGCGCTGGCTCCCCGGCGGCAAATCCGCCAGGCGTAACACGGTCCGGTAATCTTGTTCA belongs to Candidatus Neomarinimicrobiota bacterium and includes:
- a CDS encoding LON peptidase substrate-binding domain-containing protein, whose product is MATVKELLDSFSGTTPLFPLPDFVFFPQTVQPFHIFEPRYVQMVKDAMAGERLITIPLLAEAGKGQRVEVPAIRKIATMGYLNNVQPHENNKFDILVTGLVKVRIEELDSDKPYRRGAVTPLKEFSQVTDGEQKRKSILSRFESILEKSQLEGNLAALQQEMIPLEMLVHVVISALPVAAAEKQKMLELQSLELRIDILLNFLESGLHSIDAMGPFDPILPTNPTWN
- a CDS encoding Rieske (2Fe-2S) protein → MLRLADLPPGSQRIIIERGDLAIAVFHLSPADTPGGKGGIYALDNRCVHRGGSIGDGRVSNGKVTCPMHDWEYHIDSGRCVDNPEARLRSYPVRIREGAIQVRLDPGLQHPDYGPLYDESGQHR
- a CDS encoding HEAT repeat domain-containing protein yields the protein DPNPGQRLQSARILGSASELAKKERTMMALISALLTDENAGVRLSIVQSLQGVQTPLVKDAFIKVVLEDDNEGVRLAAVENLASFLDDLSVRTALLLVSRMDPMESVSYRAYQILSNAPDARDDERLDSRL